In a single window of the Planctomycetia bacterium genome:
- a CDS encoding thrombospondin type 3 repeat-containing protein has translation MKLSRRLRTCIVSICAALTCVAAVTSQTFAGAPDIRISQVYGAGGGTGATFKNDFIELHNRGTTTVDLTGWSVQYTSSAGTGWQKTDLSGSIAAGGYFLVAEAGGAIGANLPTADVSGAIGMNANSGKVALLNTTTMIAFGTGCPVTSMTAGLVDFVGYGTANCFEGAGATGALAAATAAIRNGAGCVDTDNNGADFTVALPAPRNTASPRVCCIPPDSDTDGIGDACDNCPFVANSGQEDADGDGLGDTCDNCPNDANPNQEDADSDGIGDVCDACPNDSDNDADSDGICGDVDNCPTIFNPGQEDADSDGIGDVCDACPNDPDNDADSDGICGDVDNCPTIFNPGQEDADSDGLGDVCDPCPGDTENDADSDGICANEDNCPNDANPGQEDTDSDGVGDACDNCPDDANPGQEDADSDGVGDVCDNCPNDANPNQDDADSDGTGDACDGCPLDPNKTEPGNCGCGVDENADSDSDGIQDCFDNCINDSNPGQEDGDSDGVGDVCDNCPMIANPGQEDADSDGVGDVCDNCPDTSNSDQADGDSDGVGDACDNCPMDANPGQEDADSDGIGDACDICPNDADPKQLDTDSDGVGDACDGCPEDPNKTDPGVCGCGNVETGDTDSDGHIDCIDNCPMDANPGQEDADTDGVGDLCDNCPNDFNPDQADVDMDGVGDACDGCPMDPNKTDPGTCGCGVPDVGDIDTDGILDCVDNCPDKANPFQEDADSDGVGDQCDNCPMDANSDQTDTDGDGVGDACDGCPEDPDKIAPGICGCGSPDIDSDGDGHLDCNDNCPMVFNPDQIDLDHDGIGDACDPTPPNTLSLEVPRCAGDPGDTIQVEVWMRNLINPVTGFSAFLSYDSVNLTFNGVDSCYTECQGAVDPPCGVGPFFVHIPSNIASALGSCTANTALLGLSGGVAIPPNPMNACTQPWGPGLAPREGDALLAILSFTISEVADCSAPSPGIDFTSCGALPSTLSFQGAQVTTALIATGELTFDNTPPQLDCPSSIQIQCDESTDPKVTGTPKTFDACSEVILDFDDEIFPGKCESEYSIFRIWTATDSCGNSAQCSQSITVVDTTPPVVSECSADGGSVDANCEGVVTFSATISDNCCLDLKSIFVNTFVSDGSASPVGSPTWKATELGPNEYRIDGSVVYQVTGGCSADIRVEVGAYDCCGNFCTGVPRSGGCCSATATLSDDTPPEIFCPKDASIECDESTDPQNTGFPSVKDNCSSKIFPEYSDEVTPGKCEGDLFIVRTWTAQDACGNSASCTQTITVSDTTPPVISGKAYGNVGETCDGLVEFYVSVTDNCCIDLIDSVSVDASAMGGTLGLVDFSVNQGKGSLIVTGTVEVLDLVGCSADVRVTVTATDCCGNSAMENFDATISDSTPPMIVCPADNVKLPCGSDIDPSLTGVANATDNCSEPEEIVIEYSDEEQADPPCVFRTWTATDACGNSSSCVQTLCFVDTVRPVIMCPETIFVECDAEVPPPSTNLEEFEMIGGSASDDCGFVEINLLDEFISSGDGCDTPLIIVRIYEARDAFDNTATCKQVIIVQNTLAPVITGEDPAPVIVDQQCVGYFEFHANITDCCVEPKTVSAQSLDMNLIIDDYGVAEDGSAIWGAVFVNLPFNACEYTAQLQIHAEDCCGLAAKPLILNLTVSDETGPQIDCPPDYVLDCGQLPDPKITGFPKVFDSCSNATDVSYEDSEEMGGGGDPLAGGTEPVNPFIIRTWTATDACGNTSTCTQMITLNDATPPQFVSCIADDTEVFDLLRGDLCCAEVEFSAEIRDLCIDLKGCDSCNNGKLMAGGDGQFFCDAISVSADGPFGYIDDPWFCVEQDPKDSTLYHVSGFVYVCEILECPAPLEITITASDCCGNSNFCVATGNVTDTVPPQFDNCPAEPIEVVADPGICEAFVELPELFAFDNCPNGEIDRGFGGVDVSCDTQSGVFQVGTTTVTCTATDLCGNTATCTYDVVVSGTNQISATVVLNGVNAGAGKTRCIKFVPKTPAGCIDPISVTVNFTGNPATGVGVIEVPCGEYIAICAKDEQHTQWDTQALMAVGNEFVTSSNLVLIGGDTDNDSDVDINDLTFFLFTFNLPAADGGCPYDGATRDADFSLSGFVGNEDLAFFTNIVTGFPIQPTFCNCQPPALNGVAAGGRGTPAELRVSLPVSQLKPEIAAVVDYNRDGTFDHHDVRIFESSHGLTHDLSNRMKAVGMISGVKARPALGR, from the coding sequence ATGAAGCTTTCGCGAAGACTGAGAACTTGTATTGTGTCCATCTGCGCCGCGCTCACCTGCGTCGCAGCCGTGACGTCGCAGACTTTCGCCGGTGCGCCCGACATTCGCATCAGCCAGGTCTATGGAGCAGGCGGCGGAACCGGCGCTACCTTCAAGAATGACTTCATCGAACTCCACAACCGTGGAACGACCACCGTCGATCTGACGGGCTGGTCCGTTCAGTATACGTCCTCAGCCGGAACCGGTTGGCAGAAAACCGACCTGTCAGGCTCCATCGCCGCGGGCGGCTACTTCCTCGTGGCCGAGGCAGGCGGCGCCATCGGCGCCAATCTGCCGACCGCCGATGTCTCGGGCGCCATCGGCATGAACGCCAACAGTGGCAAGGTCGCCCTCCTCAATACGACTACGATGATCGCGTTCGGGACAGGCTGCCCGGTCACGTCGATGACGGCGGGTCTCGTCGACTTCGTCGGCTACGGCACCGCCAACTGTTTCGAAGGCGCTGGCGCCACCGGCGCACTGGCCGCCGCGACCGCCGCCATTCGCAATGGCGCCGGCTGCGTCGATACCGACAACAACGGGGCCGACTTTACGGTCGCCCTGCCGGCGCCGCGCAACACCGCTTCTCCTCGCGTGTGCTGCATTCCGCCGGATTCCGATACCGACGGCATTGGTGACGCCTGCGATAATTGTCCTTTCGTCGCCAACAGCGGTCAGGAAGACGCGGACGGCGACGGCCTCGGCGATACCTGCGACAACTGCCCGAATGATGCCAATCCCAATCAGGAAGACGCCGACTCCGACGGAATCGGCGATGTCTGCGATGCCTGCCCGAACGATTCGGACAACGACGCCGATTCTGACGGCATCTGCGGCGACGTGGACAATTGCCCGACGATCTTTAATCCCGGTCAGGAAGATGCCGACTCCGACGGAATCGGCGATGTCTGCGATGCCTGCCCGAATGACCCGGACAACGATGCCGACTCGGACGGCATCTGCGGCGATGTGGACAATTGCCCGACGATCTTTAATCCCGGTCAGGAAGATGCCGACTCAGACGGCCTCGGCGACGTTTGCGATCCCTGCCCCGGTGACACCGAGAACGATGCCGACAGCGACGGCATCTGCGCCAACGAAGACAACTGCCCGAATGATGCCAACCCCGGCCAGGAAGACACCGATTCCGACGGCGTGGGCGACGCCTGCGACAACTGTCCGGACGATGCCAATCCCGGCCAGGAAGATGCCGACTCCGACGGCGTGGGTGATGTTTGCGACAATTGCCCGAACGACGCCAATCCGAATCAAGACGACGCCGACAGCGACGGGACTGGCGACGCCTGCGACGGCTGCCCGCTCGATCCCAACAAGACCGAGCCCGGAAACTGCGGTTGCGGCGTCGATGAAAACGCCGACTCCGACAGCGACGGCATTCAGGATTGCTTCGACAACTGCATCAACGATTCAAACCCCGGTCAGGAAGACGGCGACTCCGACGGCGTCGGCGACGTCTGCGACAACTGCCCGATGATTGCCAATCCCGGTCAGGAAGATGCCGACTCCGATGGCGTCGGCGATGTCTGCGACAACTGCCCTGATACTTCCAACAGTGATCAGGCAGATGGCGATTCCGACGGCGTCGGCGACGCCTGCGACAACTGCCCGATGGATGCCAATCCCGGTCAGGAAGATGCGGACTCCGACGGCATCGGCGATGCCTGCGACATTTGTCCGAATGATGCCGACCCCAAGCAACTCGATACCGACAGTGACGGCGTCGGCGATGCCTGCGACGGCTGTCCGGAAGATCCCAACAAGACCGATCCCGGCGTCTGCGGTTGCGGAAACGTCGAAACCGGCGATACCGATTCCGACGGTCATATCGACTGCATTGACAACTGCCCGATGGATGCCAACCCCGGCCAGGAAGATGCGGACACCGACGGTGTCGGCGATCTCTGCGATAACTGCCCGAACGATTTCAACCCCGATCAGGCCGACGTTGACATGGATGGTGTCGGCGACGCCTGTGACGGCTGCCCGATGGATCCGAACAAGACCGATCCCGGCACCTGTGGCTGCGGCGTCCCCGACGTCGGTGACATCGATACCGACGGCATCCTTGACTGCGTGGACAACTGCCCCGACAAGGCCAACCCGTTCCAGGAAGACGCTGATTCGGACGGTGTCGGCGATCAGTGCGACAACTGCCCGATGGATGCCAATTCCGATCAGACCGACACCGACGGCGATGGCGTGGGCGATGCCTGCGACGGCTGCCCGGAGGATCCCGATAAGATCGCTCCCGGCATCTGCGGTTGCGGCAGCCCGGACATCGACAGCGATGGCGACGGTCATCTCGACTGCAACGACAACTGCCCGATGGTGTTCAATCCGGATCAGATCGATCTGGACCATGACGGCATCGGCGATGCCTGCGACCCGACGCCTCCGAACACCCTGAGCCTCGAGGTTCCGCGGTGCGCCGGCGATCCGGGCGATACGATTCAGGTCGAAGTCTGGATGAGAAACCTGATCAATCCGGTCACCGGATTCTCAGCCTTCCTTTCGTACGACAGCGTCAACTTGACCTTTAACGGTGTTGATAGCTGCTACACCGAGTGCCAGGGCGCAGTGGATCCGCCCTGCGGCGTCGGTCCGTTCTTCGTCCACATTCCGTCGAACATTGCCAGCGCCCTCGGCTCCTGCACGGCCAACACGGCCCTGCTGGGTCTGTCCGGCGGCGTGGCGATTCCGCCGAACCCCATGAATGCCTGTACGCAGCCGTGGGGCCCCGGCCTCGCGCCGCGAGAAGGCGATGCCCTCCTGGCGATCCTCAGCTTCACGATCAGCGAGGTCGCTGATTGCAGCGCCCCTTCACCGGGAATCGACTTCACCAGTTGCGGTGCACTTCCTTCGACGCTGAGCTTCCAGGGTGCCCAGGTTACGACGGCGCTCATCGCCACCGGCGAGCTGACCTTCGACAACACCCCGCCGCAGCTTGACTGCCCCAGCTCGATTCAGATTCAGTGCGACGAAAGCACCGATCCCAAGGTCACCGGCACGCCCAAGACTTTCGATGCCTGCAGCGAAGTGATCCTGGATTTCGACGATGAAATCTTCCCGGGCAAGTGCGAGTCCGAGTACTCGATCTTCCGCATCTGGACGGCGACCGATTCCTGCGGCAATTCGGCCCAGTGCTCGCAGTCCATCACGGTTGTTGATACGACGCCCCCGGTTGTCTCCGAGTGCTCCGCCGACGGCGGCAGCGTCGATGCCAACTGCGAAGGCGTTGTCACCTTCTCGGCGACGATCAGCGACAACTGCTGTCTCGACCTGAAGAGCATCTTCGTCAACACGTTCGTCTCTGACGGTTCGGCCTCGCCGGTCGGCTCGCCCACCTGGAAGGCAACGGAACTGGGCCCGAACGAGTACCGCATTGACGGTAGCGTCGTGTACCAGGTCACCGGAGGCTGTTCGGCCGACATCCGTGTCGAAGTCGGCGCCTACGATTGCTGCGGAAACTTCTGCACCGGCGTCCCGCGAAGCGGCGGTTGCTGCTCCGCGACGGCCACGCTCAGTGACGATACGCCTCCGGAGATCTTCTGTCCCAAGGATGCTTCAATAGAGTGCGACGAATCCACCGATCCTCAAAACACCGGTTTCCCGTCCGTGAAGGACAATTGCTCTTCGAAGATCTTCCCCGAGTACTCCGATGAGGTTACGCCGGGCAAGTGCGAGGGCGATCTCTTCATCGTCCGAACCTGGACGGCCCAGGACGCCTGCGGCAACTCCGCAAGCTGCACGCAGACCATCACCGTTTCCGACACCACGCCCCCGGTCATTTCCGGCAAGGCCTATGGAAACGTCGGAGAGACCTGTGACGGCCTGGTGGAGTTCTACGTCAGCGTCACCGACAACTGCTGCATCGACTTGATCGACTCGGTCAGCGTCGACGCATCCGCAATGGGCGGTACCCTCGGCCTGGTGGACTTCTCCGTCAACCAGGGCAAGGGTTCGCTGATCGTCACCGGCACCGTCGAGGTCCTCGACCTGGTGGGTTGCTCGGCCGATGTCAGGGTCACCGTCACCGCGACGGATTGCTGCGGCAATTCGGCGATGGAGAACTTCGACGCGACCATCTCCGACAGCACGCCTCCGATGATCGTATGCCCGGCGGACAACGTGAAGTTGCCCTGCGGCTCCGACATCGATCCGTCACTCACCGGCGTGGCCAACGCGACGGACAACTGCTCCGAACCGGAGGAGATCGTGATCGAGTACAGCGACGAAGAGCAGGCCGATCCGCCGTGCGTCTTCCGCACCTGGACGGCAACGGATGCATGCGGCAATTCCAGCTCCTGCGTCCAGACGCTCTGCTTCGTCGATACCGTCCGGCCGGTCATCATGTGTCCGGAGACGATCTTCGTCGAATGCGACGCCGAGGTGCCTCCGCCCTCGACGAATCTCGAAGAGTTCGAAATGATTGGCGGCTCCGCTTCCGATGATTGCGGCTTCGTCGAGATCAACCTCCTCGACGAGTTCATCAGTTCCGGCGACGGCTGTGATACGCCGTTGATCATCGTCCGGATCTACGAGGCCCGCGACGCCTTCGACAACACCGCCACCTGCAAGCAGGTCATCATCGTGCAGAACACCCTTGCCCCGGTCATCACCGGCGAGGATCCTGCCCCGGTGATCGTCGATCAGCAGTGTGTCGGCTACTTCGAGTTCCACGCGAACATCACCGATTGCTGCGTGGAGCCCAAGACGGTCAGCGCCCAGTCGCTCGACATGAACCTCATCATTGACGACTACGGCGTGGCCGAGGATGGCTCGGCCATCTGGGGCGCGGTTTTCGTCAATCTCCCGTTCAATGCGTGTGAATACACCGCCCAGCTCCAGATCCATGCCGAGGATTGCTGCGGTCTGGCTGCCAAGCCGCTGATCCTGAACCTCACGGTCAGCGACGAAACCGGTCCTCAGATCGACTGCCCGCCGGATTACGTCCTGGATTGCGGTCAGTTGCCCGATCCGAAGATCACCGGCTTCCCCAAGGTGTTTGACAGTTGCTCCAACGCCACCGATGTGTCCTACGAGGACAGCGAGGAAATGGGCGGTGGCGGCGATCCGTTGGCCGGTGGAACCGAGCCGGTCAATCCGTTCATCATCCGCACCTGGACCGCGACGGATGCGTGTGGCAACACCTCAACGTGCACCCAGATGATCACGTTGAACGACGCCACGCCGCCGCAGTTCGTGTCCTGCATAGCCGACGACACTGAGGTTTTCGACCTCCTCAGAGGCGACCTATGCTGTGCCGAAGTTGAGTTCTCCGCCGAGATTCGCGACCTCTGTATCGATCTCAAGGGTTGCGACTCCTGCAACAACGGAAAGCTGATGGCCGGCGGCGATGGTCAATTCTTCTGTGATGCGATCAGCGTCTCGGCGGATGGGCCGTTTGGCTACATCGATGACCCGTGGTTCTGCGTCGAACAGGACCCGAAGGATTCGACTCTGTATCACGTCAGCGGCTTCGTGTACGTCTGTGAGATACTGGAGTGCCCGGCCCCGCTGGAGATCACTATCACCGCGTCGGATTGCTGCGGCAATTCGAACTTCTGCGTTGCCACCGGCAATGTGACCGACACCGTGCCGCCGCAGTTTGACAACTGCCCGGCCGAGCCGATCGAGGTCGTTGCCGATCCCGGCATATGTGAGGCGTTTGTCGAGCTGCCGGAACTCTTCGCCTTCGACAACTGTCCGAATGGCGAGATTGACCGCGGCTTTGGCGGCGTCGATGTCTCCTGTGATACTCAGAGTGGTGTCTTCCAGGTCGGAACCACCACGGTGACCTGCACGGCCACCGACCTCTGCGGTAACACGGCGACCTGCACCTACGACGTCGTCGTCAGCGGTACGAACCAGATCAGCGCGACGGTGGTCCTCAACGGCGTTAACGCCGGAGCGGGCAAGACGCGCTGCATCAAGTTCGTGCCCAAGACGCCGGCCGGCTGCATCGATCCGATCAGCGTAACGGTCAACTTCACCGGCAACCCCGCCACCGGCGTGGGCGTCATTGAAGTGCCCTGCGGTGAATACATCGCGATCTGTGCCAAGGACGAGCAGCACACGCAGTGGGATACCCAGGCCCTGATGGCCGTGGGTAACGAGTTTGTGACCAGCTCGAACCTGGTCCTCATCGGCGGTGATACGGATAACGACAGCGACGTTGACATCAACGACCTGACGTTCTTCCTCTTCACCTTCAACCTGCCGGCTGCCGATGGCGGCTGTCCGTACGACGGTGCCACTCGCGATGCCGACTTCAGCCTCAGCGGCTTCGTCGGAAACGAGGACCTGGCCTTCTTCACTAACATCGTGACCGGCTTCCCGATCCAGCCGACCTTCTGCAACTGCCAGCCGCCCGCCCTCAACGGCGTGGCCGCCGGTGGACGTGGAACTCCGGCTGAACTGCGGGTATCGCTGCCGGTGTCTCAGTTGAAGCCCGAAATCGCCGCCGTGGTGGACTACAACCGCGACGGAACGTTCGATCATCATGACGTTCGAATCTTCGAATCGTCGCACGGTCTGACTCACGACCTGTCCAACCGCATGAAGGCGGTCGGAATGATCTCAGGTGTGAAGGCCCGGCCGGCGCTCGGTCGATAG
- a CDS encoding Hsp20/alpha crystallin family protein: protein MLANRYTFPMVGRLGQEMDGLFNSIFDGDSVYPFRRRAFPAVNVWEDADCLYAEAEVPGLAMSDLELFVVGDELTIKGQRGDQKSEVVSYHRQERPAGTFARVLTLPYPVNSEKVEASLKDGVLTIVLPKAEEAKPRKILINS, encoded by the coding sequence ATGTTGGCGAATCGATACACGTTTCCAATGGTTGGAAGGCTCGGACAGGAAATGGACGGTCTGTTCAATTCCATCTTCGACGGTGACTCCGTCTATCCGTTTCGCAGGCGCGCCTTCCCGGCGGTCAACGTCTGGGAGGATGCCGATTGTCTCTATGCCGAAGCGGAAGTGCCCGGCCTCGCGATGAGCGATCTCGAGCTCTTCGTCGTCGGTGACGAGCTGACCATCAAGGGCCAGCGCGGCGATCAGAAGTCGGAAGTCGTCTCTTACCATCGGCAGGAGCGCCCCGCCGGAACGTTCGCACGCGTCCTCACGCTGCCGTATCCGGTGAACTCCGAAAAGGTCGAGGCCTCCCTGAAGGACGGCGTCCTGACCATCGTGCTCCCCAAGGCCGAAGAGGCCAAGCCGCGAAAGATCCTGATCAATTCGTAA
- a CDS encoding thrombospondin type 3 repeat-containing protein, producing MDTIIDIEMRIVWDGTLSDPLCSDPTPGEIFQAIDAIITWDPAHLELLTSDVATADYFWDFEGIFPGEPDGWNNGNDGDALWQAGAFGQLVAVGGNGRRATVWRFKALSATNKTTVALLNAPGAINNTDLVNCNFLEVVPGLSSVSIRLIDCPNVGPDTDSDGFRDACDNCPAVANPTQEDSDGDGAGDACDGCPDDPNKTEPGECGCGMPEGDRDSDGTPDCVDGCPDDPNKIAPGACGCGVPDTDTDSDGTPDCVDGCPDDPNKIEPGLCGCGVSDADTDSDGTPDCNDGCPTDPNKIEPGVCGCGSPETDTDSDGTPDCIDGCPIDPNKTAPGECGCGNPETGDTDSDGVADCNDGCPDDPNKTDPGECGCGTADTDTDSDGVADCIDGCPNDPNKIEPGECGCGNPETGDSDSDGVADCNDGCPDDPNKIEPGVCGCGNPDDDSDSDGVLDCDDGCPDDPNKTEPGECGCGFPETDTDSDGTPDCIDGCPDDPNKIEPGECGCGNPETGDTDSDGVADCNDGCPEDPNKTDPGDCGCGVPDGDRDMDGTPDCNDGCPDDPNKIAPGQCGCGMPDTDTDSDGTADCNDGCPEDPNKIEPGKCGCGLSDTGDTDSDGTPDCLDGCPLDPNKTDPGECGCGVSDDDTDSDGVPDCVDGCPKDPNKIEPGECGCGNPETGDTDSDGTADCNDGCPEDPNKIEPGECGCGNPETGDTDSDGVADCNDGCPEDPNKIDPGVCGCGVSDADTDSDGTPDCNDGCPEDPNKIDPGVCGCGVSDVDTDSDGTPDCNDGCPEDPNKIEPGECGCGVADVDSDSDGVLDCNDGCPKDPLKIEPGLCGCGEDDTLDSDGDSVVDCIDVCPFNDPSLRVRPDGRPRFDVNLDCEVDIDDWSQLQAEGTKLPACSSGVAASLSATILGFFSIRRRNRRSRGV from the coding sequence ATGGACACGATCATCGACATCGAAATGCGCATCGTCTGGGACGGCACGCTTTCCGATCCCCTTTGTTCAGACCCGACCCCCGGTGAAATTTTTCAGGCGATCGACGCCATCATCACCTGGGATCCGGCGCACTTGGAATTGCTCACCTCCGACGTCGCCACCGCGGATTACTTCTGGGATTTTGAAGGCATTTTCCCGGGAGAACCCGACGGCTGGAACAACGGCAACGACGGCGATGCCCTCTGGCAGGCCGGCGCCTTCGGACAACTTGTCGCAGTCGGCGGCAACGGCCGACGCGCGACGGTCTGGCGATTCAAGGCCCTCTCCGCCACCAACAAGACGACCGTGGCCTTGCTCAATGCGCCCGGCGCCATCAACAATACCGACCTCGTCAACTGCAACTTCCTCGAAGTTGTCCCGGGCCTTTCTTCAGTTTCCATTCGCCTGATCGACTGCCCCAACGTGGGCCCGGACACCGATTCAGACGGCTTCCGCGACGCCTGCGACAACTGTCCCGCCGTTGCCAATCCCACTCAGGAAGACAGTGACGGCGACGGCGCCGGCGATGCCTGCGACGGCTGCCCGGACGATCCCAACAAGACCGAGCCCGGTGAGTGTGGTTGCGGTATGCCGGAAGGCGACCGCGACAGTGACGGCACCCCCGACTGTGTCGACGGCTGTCCCGATGATCCCAACAAGATCGCGCCCGGCGCCTGCGGCTGCGGCGTTCCCGATACGGATACCGATTCCGACGGCACGCCCGACTGCGTTGACGGCTGCCCCGATGACCCCAACAAGATCGAACCCGGCCTCTGCGGCTGCGGCGTATCCGATGCGGACACCGATTCCGACGGCACGCCCGACTGCAATGACGGCTGCCCGACCGATCCAAACAAGATCGAGCCCGGCGTTTGCGGCTGCGGCTCCCCCGAGACCGACACCGATTCCGACGGCACGCCCGACTGCATCGACGGCTGCCCCATCGATCCCAACAAGACGGCCCCCGGTGAGTGCGGCTGCGGTAACCCCGAGACCGGCGACACCGACTCCGATGGCGTGGCCGATTGCAACGACGGCTGCCCCGATGATCCCAACAAGACCGATCCGGGCGAATGCGGTTGCGGCACGGCCGATACCGACACGGATTCCGACGGCGTCGCCGACTGCATCGACGGTTGCCCGAACGATCCCAACAAGATCGAGCCCGGCGAGTGCGGCTGCGGTAATCCCGAAACGGGTGACTCCGACTCCGACGGCGTGGCCGATTGCAACGATGGTTGCCCCGATGATCCCAACAAGATCGAGCCGGGCGTCTGCGGCTGCGGCAATCCGGATGACGATTCCGATTCCGACGGCGTCCTCGACTGCGACGACGGCTGCCCCGACGATCCGAACAAGACCGAGCCCGGTGAATGCGGCTGCGGCTTCCCCGAGACCGACACCGATTCCGACGGAACCCCGGACTGCATCGATGGCTGCCCGGATGATCCGAATAAGATCGAGCCCGGCGAGTGCGGTTGCGGAAACCCCGAGACCGGCGACACCGACTCGGACGGCGTGGCCGACTGTAACGACGGCTGCCCGGAAGATCCCAACAAGACTGACCCCGGTGATTGTGGTTGCGGCGTACCGGATGGCGACCGCGACATGGACGGCACCCCCGATTGCAACGACGGCTGCCCCGACGATCCCAATAAGATTGCCCCCGGCCAGTGCGGCTGTGGCATGCCCGACACCGACACCGATTCCGACGGCACGGCCGACTGCAATGACGGCTGCCCGGAGGATCCGAACAAGATCGAGCCCGGCAAGTGCGGCTGCGGCCTGAGCGACACCGGCGATACCGATTCAGACGGCACGCCCGATTGTCTCGATGGCTGTCCGCTCGATCCCAACAAGACCGATCCGGGCGAGTGCGGCTGTGGCGTGTCGGATGACGACACCGATTCGGACGGCGTCCCCGACTGCGTCGACGGCTGTCCGAAAGATCCGAACAAGATCGAGCCCGGCGAGTGCGGTTGCGGTAACCCGGAAACGGGCGATACCGACTCCGACGGCACCGCCGACTGCAACGACGGTTGTCCGGAAGATCCGAACAAGATCGAGCCCGGCGAGTGCGGCTGCGGCAACCCCGAAACCGGCGACACGGATTCCGATGGCGTTGCCGACTGCAATGACGGCTGCCCGGAAGATCCAAATAAGATCGATCCCGGCGTCTGCGGCTGCGGTGTTTCCGACGCCGACACCGACTCCGACGGTACGCCCGACTGCAACGATGGTTGTCCGGAAGATCCGAACAAGATCGATCCCGGCGTCTGCGGCTGCGGTGTTTCCGACGTCGACACCGACTCCGACGGTACGCCCGATTGCAACGATGGCTGCCCGGAAGATCCGAATAAGATCGAGCCCGGCGAGTGCGGCTGTGGCGTTGCCGACGTCGATTCCGATTCCGATGGCGTCCTCGACTGCAACGACGGTTGTCCGAAAGATCCCCTCAAGATCGAACCGGGCCTCTGCGGCTGTGGCGAAGATGACACCCTCGACTCGGACGGCGATAGCGTGGTCGATTGCATCGACGTCTGTCCGTTCAATGATCCGAGCCTCCGCGTTCGGCCCGACGGCCGGCCGCGGTTCGACGTAAACCTGGACTGCGAGGTGGATATTGATGACTGGTCACAGCTCCAGGCAGAAGGCACCAAGCTTCCGGCCTGCTCGAGTGGCGTGGCCGCGTCTCTCTCCGCCACGATCCTGGGATTTTTCTCGATCCGGCGGAGAAATCGCCGTAGCCGAGGGGTATAA
- a CDS encoding thrombospondin type 3 repeat-containing protein → MRLRIESSRKSVSASFAIVTSLAVMMILPGIASANVDLVLSAPVTVVPVEPGSDTIVEVHLRAVWDGTIADPLCQDPPIGTPTGEFFQSIDAIVQWDPAVLELLGSDSSTADYAWLLDGFFPGDPDGWNNGNDGAALWQAGSMGLLSAVGGNGRLATIFRFKALSASPGTQVSLLDDDQAINNTDVINCNFGNIVGDISAVATIQLIACPDAGPDTDSDGFRDACDNCPNDANPDQADGDSDGIGDACDACPNDPTNDADSDGICGIDDNCPDTPNPLQEDTDMDGIGDACDNCPNDPNVDQADTDGDGVGDVCDPCPNRRPGDVSGDDLVNEDDIPFFVFVALQPDLFIGSDEFCAADVNEDMSVDGLDVQFFLGVLLAP, encoded by the coding sequence ATGAGGCTCAGGATTGAATCGTCCAGGAAGAGTGTTTCCGCGTCTTTTGCCATCGTTACCTCGCTGGCTGTAATGATGATCCTGCCCGGCATCGCCTCGGCGAATGTCGATCTGGTGCTTTCCGCGCCGGTGACGGTAGTGCCCGTTGAGCCCGGCTCCGATACCATCGTCGAAGTTCACCTCCGCGCCGTTTGGGACGGAACGATCGCCGATCCACTCTGTCAGGATCCCCCGATAGGCACGCCGACCGGAGAGTTCTTCCAGTCCATCGACGCCATCGTCCAATGGGACCCCGCGGTCCTCGAGCTGCTCGGAAGCGACAGTTCGACCGCCGACTATGCCTGGCTGCTCGATGGCTTCTTCCCCGGCGACCCCGACGGCTGGAACAACGGCAACGACGGCGCAGCCCTTTGGCAGGCCGGCAGCATGGGCCTGCTCAGCGCCGTCGGCGGTAACGGTCGCCTCGCCACCATCTTCCGGTTCAAAGCCCTGTCCGCTTCCCCCGGCACACAGGTGAGTCTTCTCGACGACGACCAGGCCATCAACAATACTGACGTCATCAATTGCAATTTCGGAAACATCGTCGGCGACATCTCCGCCGTCGCGACGATCCAGCTCATCGCCTGTCCCGACGCCGGCCCGGATACCGATTCTGACGGCTTCCGCGACGCTTGCGACAACTGTCCCAATGATGCCAACCCCGATCAGGCCGACGGCGACTCCGACGGCATCGGCGATGCCTGCGACGCCTGCCCGAACGACCCGACCAACGACGCCGACTCCGACGGCATCTGCGGCATCGACGACAATTGCCCGGACACGCCGAATCCGCTCCAGGAAGACACCGACATGGACGGGATCGGCGACGCCTGCGACAACTGCCCCAATGATCCCAATGTCGATCAGGCCGATACGGACGGCGACGGCGTCGGCGATGTCTGTGACCCGTGCCCGAATCGTCGGCCCGGCGACGTCAGCGGCGACGACCTGGTGAACGAGGATGACATCCCGTTCTTCGTCTTCGTGGCCCTGCAGCCGGACCTCTTCATCGGCAGTGACGAATTCTGTGCCGCGGACGTGAACGAAGACATGTCGGTCGACGGTCTCGACGTTCAGTTCTTCCTGGGCGTCCTGCTCGCCCCATGA